TGATGAACAGGGAATAGCTGGAGTCCATTGTATGTCAGTGTTTTGTGATGAGTTTTGCACCAAATGCTGAAGGACAACCAACAGCAGAACAGCTACAGTGTTTAGATAGGCTCTGTTATCAACTCACAAATGTCATGTTTCAGCCAATTCACATTGTGCGATTGGATGAAAGAACTCTAAATATATTTGTTTTAGCAGGAAAAAATGAAGAGATAGAGATGGTAATTTTACTAAATAGTAGAATAGAACCATAACAAAAGCAAACTATACTACAATGACTGACCAAGAGCTAAAGCGTTACCTTGTCAATCATAAGGATGATAGGGAAGCTTCTTATGCTTATCATGGATAGACGTAAATCTCGTAAGCGGGATGTTGCTATTGAATTGAATGATCCCGAATGGGAACAGAAGATAAAAGCGGCGATTCAGAAACAGTTAGACTCTGCTTGATAATTTACAATTTTTTCATCGAGGTGGACTAATGTTGATAGTCCCCTCGATTTATTAGGTTTACCTAATACTTCCTTTCCTTTGGCTCAAACATATTAATCACTACTGGGCGATATTGAATGTCAATACCTGCGGGTGAATAGTAAGCCATTGTGTGTTGAAGGAAATTTTCGTCATCGCGCTGGGGGTAATCTTCACGGAAGTGTGCGCCACGACTTTCTCGACGGTTAAGGGCTGAGGCTAAAATGGTTTGTCCAACTACGATTAAACTCCGCAATTCTAAAGCTTCTACTAGTTCGGTATTCCAACAAGTGCCTTTGTCATCTAAATATACTTGACTATATTTATTTTGTAGTTCTGAGATTTTATCCCAGCCTTGACTCATTAATTCTTGTGTGCGAAAAACGCCGCAATATTCGGTCATTGCATCTTGGAATGCTTCGCGGACTTCGTTAATGCGGTACTGTCCTGGCTGTTCTAGTAAGGCTTGAATTTCTTGTTGGGCTTGTGTAATGTAACGTGGCTCATCTATGGTTGGTAACTTGCGTTGCTGCACATATTGAGCGATCGCCGCCCCTGTGCGCTTACCATAAACTACACATTCCAATAGCGAATTACTACCTAGACGATTTGCACCATGAACAGATACACAAGATGTTTCCCCAGACGCAAAAAAGCCTTCAACTAAGCCATCACCACTACTACGGACTCGTCCATCTGTGTTCACAGGGATACCACCCATACAATAGTGAATTGTCGGACGAACTGGCATCGGTTGAGTCACTGCATCTACACCGACTAGGCGGTGGGCTTCTTCCCAACAGAAGGGAACGCGGCTCATAATTTTTTCTTTGCCCATGTGGCGTAAATCTAGGTAGACAAAGGGGCCGCCTGCACTTCCATCAAGGTGGACACCACGCCCAGCGCGAATTTCATAAGCGATCGCTCTTGAGGTAATATCACGAGGGGCTAGTTCCATGCGACTGGGTGCGTAGGTAGCCATGAAGCGATCGCCTTCACTGTTAATTAAATATGCTCCTTCCCCACGGACAGCTTCGGAAATCAACACACCAACCGGATATAAACCTGTAGGGTGGAATTGGACAAACTCCATGTCTTCTAGAGGTAAACCTGCGATCGCAGTCATCGCCAAGCCATCACCAGTGGAGGCGTAATCATTGGAAGTGGTATTATAAACGCGACCATAACCGCCAGTGGCAAACATTACCGCTTTTGCCCTAACTATCTCAATATGCCCATCTAACAAGCTGTACATGACCACGCCCTTAGCCTCATTTTCTTCCAAAATCAGGCGCATCACGTACCACTCTTGATAAATATGCACACCGTAACGCCGCAAATTATTTACCAATTCATGCAGAATTGCGTGACCAGTCTTATCAGCAGCGTAACAAGTACGGTTATGGGAGTGTCCACCAAAAGCCCGTTGAGCAATGCGACCATCGCTTAGACGAGAGAACAAAACCCCCATATGTTCCAGGTCAATTACCACATCTGGAGCTTCTTGAGCGAGTATCGCTACTGCATCTTGATCTGCTAAATAATCAGAACCTTTGACAGTATCAAAAGCGTGGGCTTCCCAAGAGTCTTCGGAATCGACATTTTTTAATGATGCTGCCATGCCACCTTGGGCGGCAACCGAGTGAGAACGGATAGGATGGGTTTTAGCGACTACTGCAACATTTAAACTAGGGTCAGTACGAGCAATTTCCACAGCCGCTCGACACCCAGCCAATCCACCCCCAACAATAATTACATCATGCTCTAGCATATTAACTACCGACTACAGAACGCTGCTGTTCTATTGTAAAGAGGTGATTCACTGAGATGTTTGGTATCTTTACAAAAAAAATCCCCATCAGTAGACAGGGAAAGGAAAATACAAAACTTGTTAATACTATTGTCAACTTGTTGCTTGTACAGGTTGTTGTTGAGAAACGTTACCTGGAATGGGTTCGGTTTTTGTACCTGGTTCTACAGCCATAACTTCAATATGATTTAACAATGTAGTTACAAATGCAAACAACAAGAAAGGTAGGGAAAGTAATACAACAAGACCTACAGTTACTAACGCATATACTGGTCTTCTAGCACCCATCAGAGCTAAAGCCGATGCCAAACTCAGAACAATCGTAATTAACCAAACAATTATTTGACCGTAGATATCACCAAAAGTTAAAGTGCAGACAAAACGATAGTTTTGATTACTAACTTTGCTCATTTATATTTGCCTCAAGTCTCTCCTATAGGTTCTACGTTAAAACCAGGATTGGCATAGAGACAATTTCTCAATATTTTTGCAAGGTTTGTAATATCACTTCATAAATAGCGACTAAGGAGTAAGGCACAAGAAGAAAATAACTGTGCCTATGGACTGTTGACTATTGACCGTACTAATTTTAGATTTTAAATTTTGGATTTTGGATTATTTTTGGTTCAAGCCCTGCCCCTGGTGGGCAGAACAAATCGCGCTGCTTCGTCAATCCAAAATCTCCAAGCTGCATCCCCTTGTGGGTGCAGTCAATCCAAGATCGTCAATCCAAAATCTAAAATTGTTTGACTATTGACTATTGACCAACGATTAATTACAAATTATTACAAGATTTATCATATATTGAGTTTGCACCCGTCTTTTAGGGTGTGTATTTTTGTTTGCAGCGAGTTCAATTCGCCCCCTCAACCAAACCCATGAGTCAAATAGTCTGGATCGCAAGACATGCTAACCGCCTCGACTTTGTTAACCCCGACTGGTTCCTTACCGCAGAACGACGTTATGATCCACCCTTATCTGATGATGGGATGATGCAAGCTAAACAGTTAGCGCAACGTTTGCAAACAGAGAAAATCCATCATATTTTCGCTTCTCCTTTTCTGCGAACTGTACAAACTGCTGATGCAGTGGCAGAAGTTTTGAATTTACCGATTAATCTAGAGACAGGGTTGAGTGAATGGCTTAATCCAGCTTGGATGACGGAAGAACCAGAACGGCTGTCAATTTCAGCGTTAGCAGAATTATTTCCTAGAATCGATCTCGGTTATACAGCACGCATTGCAGCAAATTACCCCGAAACTCATGAAGAAGTCAGGGCGCGTTCTGGACAAACTGCTAGGTGTTTGGCGACGGAGTTCTTCCCCGAAAATATTTTACTGGTAGCGCATGGTGCATCTGTGCTGGGTGCTGCTATGGGGTTAGTAGGAGAAATTGCCAAAACTGAAGTTAAAGCTTCTTTATGTTCTTTAGTCAAGGTTGTGCGTTACGACCCAGATTGGTTATTAGAACTAAAGGGGGATACTTCCCACCTAGCAGAAGTAGAGGAAGTGATTCGATTTGCTTAGTATGTTAACAGTTGACAAAAGGCTTTTCCCCTTACCCTTTCCTTGGGCTGTTGACTGTGGACTATGGACTATGGACTAATAACTACTGACCAATTTACTAGTAAGTTTTATGACTTTATTATTAGCAGGAGATATTGGCGGGACGAAAACTATTTTGCGTGTGGTGGAGATATCAGACTCATCGGAGTTAAAAACTATTTTTGAGGAAACTTACCATAGTGGAGATTTTCCCGATTTAGTCCCGATGGTGCAGCAGTTTTTGGTCAAGGCTAATACACCTACACCCCAGAAAGCTTGTTTTGCGATCGCTGGCCCAGTGGTGAATAATACTGCCAAGTTGACTAATTTGGCGTGGTTTTTGGATACTGAACGATTAGCCCAAGAATTAAGTATTCCCTTAATTTCCCTAATTAATGATTTTGCGGCTGTTGGTTATGGGATTTTTGGTTTGGGTAAGCAAGATTTACGCACTTTACAAGTTGGTAAACCAAAACCAGAAGCACCTATCGGCATAATTGGTGCTGGTACTGGATTAGGACAAGGATTTTTAATCAAACAGGAAAACCACTATCAAGTTTTCCCCTCTGAAGGTGGACACGCTGATTTTGCCCCTCGCAACGAGTTAGAGTTTCAGCTAATGAAATATTTGCTGGATAAACATGATATCCAGCGTGTGTCTGTGGAACGGGTGGTTTCGGGACAGGGAATTGTAGCGATTTACCAATTTTTACGCGATCGCAAACTCGCCACCGAATCTCCAGAAATCGCTCAAGTTGTCCGCACTTGGGAACAACAAGCCGGACAAGCAGAAAAAAGCGTTGATCCTGGTGCAGCTATTGGTAAAGCCGCAGTGCAGAAAAGCGATCGCCTTTCCGAACAAACCCTGCAATTATTTATAGATGCTTATGGTGCAGAAGCCGGTAACTTAGCCCTCAAACTCTTACCATACGGTGGTTTATACATTGCAGGTGGCATTGCCCCTAAAAACTTATCATTGATTGAAAACAGCAATTTCTTACTCAATTTCAGCCAGAAAGGCAGAATGCGTCCACTTTTGGAAGAAATACCTATACATATTATTCTCAATCCACAAGTAGGATTAATAGGTGCTGCTTTGTGTGCTGCTAGGTTATAACTAGCACATCGCCAGTAATAGCAGCATCTGCGAATGCCAAAACTATGACACTAAAAGTTGTGTTATCATTAATCGCCGCTACCTTAGTTTGTAGCGGCTCAATGACTGTAGAAGCTCGTCAAATCAAGCGTGCCAACGTTCCAGCAAAAACAGTTGTGTCTGGTAAAAAACCAACTGTTGTTAGAAAAGCACAGTCTCAAAAGCAACCAACCGTTGCCAAAAAAAACGATACTCAAAAGAAACCAACTGTTGCCAAAAAAACTGACTCTCAAAAGAAACCAACCGTAACTGAACCAATTCAACCAGAATGGAAGCTGTTTAATGCCCCAGATGGACGCTTTTCTGTTTTGATGCCGGGTTCACCAAAGCAAGAGTTTCAAACCCAAAAGACTTACATGGGGGAAATTAACTTAAATGTATTTTTAGCCCAACCCCCAAAACAGGAAGTAGCCTACTTAGTCGTATACAACGAATTTCCCTACAGTTATGGGAAATTAACAGATCCTCAAGAAATTTTGAATAACGTCCGCGATATGGCGTTAAAAACTACGAAAAGTAATTTATTGAATCAACGTGATATTCGTAGTTCTAACGGTCATCTAGGAAAGGAAATTACATACATAAATTCTGGTGGTAAAATCACTAGAAGTAGAATTTATGTGGCTGATGGACGCTTGTATCAAGTAATGGCTATCACTAGCAAAAAACAGCAAAAGTCATTAGCTAAAACGATTACAGGATATCTTAACTCTTTCCAATTAGTTCTGAAAAGATGAAACTAAGAACTGGAAATTTTCATAAATGAAGGTTTTGATAAAAATCTTGATGTTGCATATTTGCAGGATGATTTTACTATTTTCGTGGGATGGGCATCTTCCCCGTCCCTTGTATTTAAGGGCAGGCATCCTGCCTACCCTACAAGAATTATCCCTTGATTTAGCAACACCAAAATCTTCATGTAAATTTTGGTAGAGAGGCTTAACAACTCTAATTAACAATTGAAATTGAATCAAATTCTTGTGGGGTGGGCATCTTGCCCGCCCTATTTATACAAGTAAAATCTGTATCAACTTTGTGGCATGATCAGCATAAAATTAACCATCATTTACTTTTCCATGAAAATATACATCTCTAATAGGAAATGGAATAGAAATCCCTGCTTTTTGATAGCGTTTATGAAGCTTTTTAATAAATAGATGTTTACCGATACGCTGATCAAAATATTCGCTAACACGCATATATAAAGTAAAATCGATACTAAAATCGTTAAAAGTATGAAATCTAATATACGGTTCATTTTCTATTAATTTCGGAGCAATTTCCCTCATAACTTCTTTAGCTACTTCTACAGTTACTTTTTCTACCTCTTCTAAATCACTATCATAACTAACACCTACATTCATGGTTAAAGTAATTTCCTTTGCAGGTAAATGATAGTTAGTAAAAATTGCCGATGACAATTTAGAGTTAGGTACGATAATTACATTATTAGATAATTCCCTGATAGTAGTATTACGCCAAGAAATATCTGTGACGTATCCTTCTTGACCTGCATCTAGCTTGACATAATCACCAGTTCTAACTTGTTTAGAAATAATTAAATAGAAACCTGAAAATAAATTAGCAAGCGTATCTTGTAGTGCTAAACCTACTGCTAAACCACCAACTCCTAAAGTGGTAACAATTGGCGTAATTTCAATACCTAGCGTTTGTAATAAAAGTAATACACCTAAAAGCAAAACACAAGCTTTAGCAAGGTTAGCAATCAGTGATGCTGTAGCTCTTTCTGTCTTATGTGTATATAGTTTGACGAATCCTGAAACTAAATTAGCTAAAACTAATGTGACTGATACGAGAAAAGCAATTTTAGTAATCTTTTGCAGTAAAATAACCACATCTGGCTTTAAAGGCGCACTAACAATTGCTGCTGAAATTCCTGCAAGAGTAAACCAAATAAATGGCATACGCTTCAAAGATTTAAAAATAATGTGGCTTCCAGGGATTTCCTTTTTGAATGCGAATTTTTCTAATCTCTTAAATATAAATTTTTCGCCAATTACTCCGGTAATTAAACCAAACAAGAGAAATCCCAGAGGTAAAATCCAGTCCATCATAATTAGATTGAGGTTGTAATTCATTAGCATATTTCCTATTGCCAGATTTTACCGCGTTCGCAAAAAAAGCATTTTGATACTAGTGCTTACATTCAGGATAAACTATGATATTTATTTGGATTTAGCATCAGCCTTTGGGTGAAAATATACAATATGGAATTGCCAATTATTTATCACCCGGATTACGTTGCACCATTACCTGAAGGACATCGCTTCCCGATGTCAAAATTTAAGAAACTCTATGAATTGCTATTAACCGATGGCGTAGCACAACCAGAACAATTTCATACGCCAAAACTTCCACCTCAAGAGTTAATCGAGTTGGTTCATACCCCAGACTATGTACAAGCGTACTGTGAAGGTACATTAGATCCCAAAGCACAGCGTCGTATTGGTTTACCTTGGAGTCCAGCATTAGCAAATCGTACCTGTGTGGCGGTGGGCGGGACAATTCTGACAGCGCAGTTAGCACTTACTCACGGTTTAGCTTGTAACACGGCTGGTGGTACTCATCACGCTTTTCCCAGTTATGGTTCTGGTTTTTGTATTTTCAACGATTTAGCGATCGCATCTCGCGTTTTACAAAAAATGGGACTCGTCCAAAAAATCCTCATTGTTGACTTGGATGTGCATCAAGGCGACGGTACAGCTTTTATTTTTCAAGATGACGACAGTGTATTTACCTTCTCCATGCACTGCGAAGTCAACTTCCCAGGAACTAAGCAAAATAGTGATTTAGATGTTTCCCTACCTGTAGGAATGGAAGATGACGCTTACTTGCAAACCTTAGCCAGTTACCTACCAGATTTGCTAATAGATATCAAGCCGGATTTGGTATTTTTCGATGCTGGCGTTGATCCACATATAGGCGATCGCTTAGGTAAACTAGCATTAAGTGATACTGGACTTTTTCGTCGGGAAATGCAGGTTTTAACTACCTGTGTTAGTTCTGGTTATCCTGTCGCCTGCGTCATTGGTGGCGGTTACGCTGATGATATGGAAGCTTTGGTTTGGCGACATTCCTTAGTACATCGTGCTGCTAGTCAAATCTACCGCCAATACAAGCTTTAATCCACTATTAAACAATTGGACATTTTATGAGACTATAGATCACATCAAAATAACTTGTATAAAACGTTAAATTGAGACATACAGTAAGTAATAGTAAAAAAATTCCGTTTTGATAGACATTGGTGTTTTTCTATGTATCTGCCAGAGGAAACCACCGTTACATAGGTTGCGTATTTTGGCTGGTGCAGTTACCTGTAGTTAGGTTCACTGGTAGATTATTAGTTTAAAAAATCACTAGTGATACTTATGACTTTTCTAGTTCTTCGCTGATTAGAAAATTAGGCAGAATTATGTGTTGTGAGTTAAAGGTTGCGAATTAGGTAATTATCCACCCTGAAAATTCACAACCAGCCTTGAGTGGGGTCACAAATTCACAGACCTCAGTCTACAGTTTCATAATTCTCAAGAAAAAATTCGGCCGTATGTCGATGTAAAGGATTGTCTTAGTCGATACAATTTAATGGCTGGGAGAGCCGAGGAGAAGCAAGTGGTTTTATTAAAGGGCTTTGAGATTGAGATGTACACCGGAACGCCTCAAGGTGACATTGTAGGTCTCTCGGATAAAATTGTCGCCGATTTGGATGGATTTGTTCGAGAACCAGATAGCCGTAACGTAGAATATACAACCGACCCATTAGATAGTTACGAAAGTTTATTGTGCGCCTTGCTACGTCCTCGGCGTGAACTAAGAAATTACCTGCAACAATTGGGTGACTATACCCTGATTCCAGGGAGTACCTTATCTTTAGGTGGAAGCGATCGCTTTTTCCGTTCCGACCCAGCCAACCCATATCATGACTATATTGAGCAAAGCTACGGCACAAAAGTAGTCACCGCTAGCGTACATATAAATGTAGGTATTGCTGATCCTGAAGTGTTAATGCGTGCTTGTCGGTTAATTCGTGTAGAAGCACCTTTATTTTTAGCTCTCAGCGCCTCGTCTCCTTTCATTGATGGTAAAGCAACCGGATATCATTCCACCCGTTGGGGATTATTCCCCCAAACACCAAGCCATGTCCCTTTATTTAAAAGCCACACCCATCATATCGAATGGGTAGAACAACAATTGAGTCTAGGGACAATGCAAAATGTCCGCCACTTGTGGGTGTCAGTTAGACCAAATGGCGATCGCCGTCCTTTTGATTTGAATCGCTTAGAATTAAGAATCTGTGATTTAGTTACAGATCCTATTTCTTTATTAGCGATTTGTGCCTTATTAGAAGCACGCTTATTACAATTAATAGACAACCCTGATTTAGATCCTTTAACTCAAAGTCAGTTTTCTGGTGAAGAACTCATTACCCTGACGGCTAAAAACGAAGCCGCAGCCGCAACTTCTAGCCTTGATGCTCAACTCACACACTGGCAAGATGGTAGAAGCATCATAGCTAGGGATTGGATTGACGAAATATATCACGAAGTTTGGGCGATCGCTAAACAACATGGTTTTAGCTGTTTCCTTTCTCCTTTACAAAAAATCTTAAGAGAAGGAAATGAAGCGCAACACTGGCTACAACTGCATAAAGTCGGCTTCGATACACAATGTGTTATTACTCAAGCCATAGCAACCACTCAAGAACGGGAAATTGAACTGCAAGATAAACTGTGTACGCCTATAAAAGCGTAAAGTAATAGTCAATAGTCCATAGTTAAAAACGTTAATGGTTAACCATTGACTTTTAACTATGGAATAATGACAAATGACCAATTTTATTATTTTGAAATTCTAATCAATATAACTTAATAGACACATATTAAAAAAACCTATAACTTACCTCTCTCCTTTGATAGATTTTAAATAAAAATATATAATTTTATACAACAAAAGATTATCCGTACAATGCCCCAGGTCGTTTTAGTTCATCCGCAAATACCCCCCAATACTGGCAATATCGCGCGTACTTGTGCCGCTACAGGTACAGAGTTACATCTAGTAGGGCCATTAGGATTTGAAATTAGCGATCGCTACCTTAAAAGGGCAGGTTTAGACTACTGGCCATACGTCAAGCTGCACTACCACAAAACTATAGAAACCTTTAAGAATCTACATCAGGAGCGTAGCGGTAGATTGTTAGGTTTTTCGGTTAAGGGCAGTTCTAGTTATATTCAATTTCAATTTCAACCGGATGATTGGTTGTTATTCGGTAGTGAAACCACAGGTTTACCTACTAATGTTCTGTCTGCTTGCGATGCTACTCTGCATATTCCTATGGCTGAACCTGGTGTTCGTAGCTTAAATCTTTCAGTAAGTGTGGCAATTGGCTTGTTTGAGGCACGTCGTCAGCTAGGTTATCTCCTGTAAATGAATACATGATTTTATTTCGGTAACAATACTTATATACGGCTTCTTGAAAAAGGTAATGTAGAGTTTTGAAAGCTGTATTACTTGAGTAGGTCTTTAGCTTAAAAGTATTTATTGATACTGCAATTAATGGAGAAAACAGTAAATATATAGAAAATATTGTCAGGTTATAGGTGAGTAATTATAAGAAATTTGTATAGGAAAATCCATTGCCTCGACGACGGAAATGATAGATTTTGATGAATCAAAATATCTCATTTTTCGGAAACAAAAAGGGTGAAAACTATTCATATAAGGCATTTGTACCTTTATAGCTGATTATTGGTTCCCTTACAGCTAAAAAAACCGTTGAAAGTGTATACGGTTGTGTTTTAGGGAATAATCAACGTAAAGTCTCATGTTGGGATAGACGGATCAGGTAAAAAACCCTTGAAGATATCAACAACAGGGGCATCGCTTTTCCAGAAGTCTTAGCCGAGAAATTGCTGATGGCAACTATAGACTGGGTAAGTATATAATTTCCGGTCACAGGCATCTGAAGCAAAATCAGCAAAAGCAACTGTGAAAAGCAAACTGTGTGAGGGTGTGTGGAGTGGCAAAGACAAGTAAACGCAGCAACTTTAAAATTTTGCTAGCAGGTGCGAACTTGTCTAAATCGGAGAAGCAGGTTAATCTTGCCTAAGTATCTCTGATGAATGTGATCATGATCCATCTTGTGATGTGATCTAAATCATTGACTAGTATCCAACTGGAAAATCTAGGTCAGTTAAGCGCTAGTGATCATAGGAGGTCGTCTTTGAAACGAGCATTGAAAAAAAGAGTGAAAGCTGTGTTGAACAATACCCCTAGCAGCGATGATGCCCCGGTAGAGCAGTTAACCGTAGTAAACAATCAAGCTAATTGCCGGGCGCGGAGACAAGCAGCAATGATTGGCCTTGCAATTTCTATGGGAGCAACCAGCCTTTTGGTGCCTCGACAAAGCGATCAAGCCCAAGCTGCTGCGCCTGTAGGGAGCCAAAAGGCAACCTCAAGTGTTCCGACAACTTCTGATACTGAAGCAAAAGCTGCTACAAAATTAGGAACTCCCATAGCTCTATCCGCCAGCAGCCCAGAGAATACTGTAATACTGGAACCGACAGCCGTGTCACAGTTGCCTGGACTTGAAGCTAAATTGCAAGTTTTGGCAAGTGGAAGGTCTGTCCAACTTCCTGCTTCAGAGAATAATACTAAAAACGTTGCCGCACCCAATACTGCCATCAACCAGCAATCTCAACTGGCACAAGGGGGGCAAATAAATAATGCAGAACAGCCAACATCGACACAAACTAACAGTGTCAACAGTGCGGCGGCTGAAGAAAACACATTATTAACAATACAAGCAGCAAACAATACAGCTGCTAATGATGAAATTAATGCCCAACTCAAAGCGCAGCAAGAATTTGCGCTGAATCGTTTACAAGAAAAATCGAACCGTTTAAGAAAAAGTCTGGCGGAGTTGCGGTCTGAGGGGTCAAAAGATTTATCAAAAACTACTATTGGATTAACACAGCCAACAGTTTTAGCGAATCAACTGCCAGCGTTGACTGTCAGTGGTACAGTCATTGAACAGCAGTTTACAGTTGCTAATGGCGCTCAAGATAATCTGGCAACCACAATCAAACAGCCACAGCCGATTAACATCCCAGTACAACCATTAACAGGAACTGCACCATCCGCTCCGAACACTTATGAAGTGAAGCCCGGAGATACTTTAGCGGCGATCGCTAACAGATTTAATACCACAGTTGCAGAACTGGTAAAAGCCAATAATATTAGCAATCCCAATCAACTAAAAATTAGTCAAAAACTAATTATTCCTGGAGCGAGAGCCAACACTAACACCATCGCTCAAGCACCAGTAATCATTAGCTCTAATCGTGTGCAGTACGCTAGTACTCCCATAGAGGCTAACATTCCTCCTGTCAACAATATTAGAGTTAACCCTAATTTACCAGTTGCCCAGCCT
Above is a genomic segment from Nostoc sp. MS1 containing:
- a CDS encoding DUF6888 family protein, whose product is MSFAPNAEGQPTAEQLQCLDRLCYQLTNVMFQPIHIVRLDERTLNIFVLAGKNEEIEMVILLNSRIEP
- a CDS encoding DUF6887 family protein, translated to MTDQELKRYLVNHKDDREASYAYHG
- a CDS encoding succinate dehydrogenase/fumarate reductase flavoprotein subunit, producing MLEHDVIIVGGGLAGCRAAVEIARTDPSLNVAVVAKTHPIRSHSVAAQGGMAASLKNVDSEDSWEAHAFDTVKGSDYLADQDAVAILAQEAPDVVIDLEHMGVLFSRLSDGRIAQRAFGGHSHNRTCYAADKTGHAILHELVNNLRRYGVHIYQEWYVMRLILEENEAKGVVMYSLLDGHIEIVRAKAVMFATGGYGRVYNTTSNDYASTGDGLAMTAIAGLPLEDMEFVQFHPTGLYPVGVLISEAVRGEGAYLINSEGDRFMATYAPSRMELAPRDITSRAIAYEIRAGRGVHLDGSAGGPFVYLDLRHMGKEKIMSRVPFCWEEAHRLVGVDAVTQPMPVRPTIHYCMGGIPVNTDGRVRSSGDGLVEGFFASGETSCVSVHGANRLGSNSLLECVVYGKRTGAAIAQYVQQRKLPTIDEPRYITQAQQEIQALLEQPGQYRINEVREAFQDAMTEYCGVFRTQELMSQGWDKISELQNKYSQVYLDDKGTCWNTELVEALELRSLIVVGQTILASALNRRESRGAHFREDYPQRDDENFLQHTMAYYSPAGIDIQYRPVVINMFEPKERKY
- a CDS encoding histidine phosphatase family protein, which translates into the protein MSQIVWIARHANRLDFVNPDWFLTAERRYDPPLSDDGMMQAKQLAQRLQTEKIHHIFASPFLRTVQTADAVAEVLNLPINLETGLSEWLNPAWMTEEPERLSISALAELFPRIDLGYTARIAANYPETHEEVRARSGQTARCLATEFFPENILLVAHGASVLGAAMGLVGEIAKTEVKASLCSLVKVVRYDPDWLLELKGDTSHLAEVEEVIRFA
- a CDS encoding glucokinase, whose translation is MTLLLAGDIGGTKTILRVVEISDSSELKTIFEETYHSGDFPDLVPMVQQFLVKANTPTPQKACFAIAGPVVNNTAKLTNLAWFLDTERLAQELSIPLISLINDFAAVGYGIFGLGKQDLRTLQVGKPKPEAPIGIIGAGTGLGQGFLIKQENHYQVFPSEGGHADFAPRNELEFQLMKYLLDKHDIQRVSVERVVSGQGIVAIYQFLRDRKLATESPEIAQVVRTWEQQAGQAEKSVDPGAAIGKAAVQKSDRLSEQTLQLFIDAYGAEAGNLALKLLPYGGLYIAGGIAPKNLSLIENSNFLLNFSQKGRMRPLLEEIPIHIILNPQVGLIGAALCAARL
- a CDS encoding mechanosensitive ion channel family protein, with translation MMDWILPLGFLLFGLITGVIGEKFIFKRLEKFAFKKEIPGSHIIFKSLKRMPFIWFTLAGISAAIVSAPLKPDVVILLQKITKIAFLVSVTLVLANLVSGFVKLYTHKTERATASLIANLAKACVLLLGVLLLLQTLGIEITPIVTTLGVGGLAVGLALQDTLANLFSGFYLIISKQVRTGDYVKLDAGQEGYVTDISWRNTTIRELSNNVIIVPNSKLSSAIFTNYHLPAKEITLTMNVGVSYDSDLEEVEKVTVEVAKEVMREIAPKLIENEPYIRFHTFNDFSIDFTLYMRVSEYFDQRIGKHLFIKKLHKRYQKAGISIPFPIRDVYFHGKVNDG
- a CDS encoding histone deacetylase codes for the protein MELPIIYHPDYVAPLPEGHRFPMSKFKKLYELLLTDGVAQPEQFHTPKLPPQELIELVHTPDYVQAYCEGTLDPKAQRRIGLPWSPALANRTCVAVGGTILTAQLALTHGLACNTAGGTHHAFPSYGSGFCIFNDLAIASRVLQKMGLVQKILIVDLDVHQGDGTAFIFQDDDSVFTFSMHCEVNFPGTKQNSDLDVSLPVGMEDDAYLQTLASYLPDLLIDIKPDLVFFDAGVDPHIGDRLGKLALSDTGLFRREMQVLTTCVSSGYPVACVIGGGYADDMEALVWRHSLVHRAASQIYRQYKL
- the gshA gene encoding glutamate--cysteine ligase; this encodes MVLLKGFEIEMYTGTPQGDIVGLSDKIVADLDGFVREPDSRNVEYTTDPLDSYESLLCALLRPRRELRNYLQQLGDYTLIPGSTLSLGGSDRFFRSDPANPYHDYIEQSYGTKVVTASVHINVGIADPEVLMRACRLIRVEAPLFLALSASSPFIDGKATGYHSTRWGLFPQTPSHVPLFKSHTHHIEWVEQQLSLGTMQNVRHLWVSVRPNGDRRPFDLNRLELRICDLVTDPISLLAICALLEARLLQLIDNPDLDPLTQSQFSGEELITLTAKNEAAAATSSLDAQLTHWQDGRSIIARDWIDEIYHEVWAIAKQHGFSCFLSPLQKILREGNEAQHWLQLHKVGFDTQCVITQAIATTQEREIELQDKLCTPIKA
- a CDS encoding tRNA (cytidine(34)-2'-O)-methyltransferase produces the protein MPQVVLVHPQIPPNTGNIARTCAATGTELHLVGPLGFEISDRYLKRAGLDYWPYVKLHYHKTIETFKNLHQERSGRLLGFSVKGSSSYIQFQFQPDDWLLFGSETTGLPTNVLSACDATLHIPMAEPGVRSLNLSVSVAIGLFEARRQLGYLL